The proteins below are encoded in one region of Sphingobium yanoikuyae:
- a CDS encoding site-specific integrase, with protein MLKLHDELIAELSNLLTTQNYNPVVVANHRLYARAFLDYLAECGVQVETVTLAQVDQYLAYAVQDFEAQYGRPPCARWQMLPRTSINKLLRLAQGKWPPEPEMTEPETAYRQAICCEYEAWLRDERGLASASISALLWEARNFLRWQFERGGAASLDTLSIGEVDLYMDMRAPGLRRKSLADVAERLRSVVRYLHRTRRIPMDLTPHIIGPMLYAYEDVPSTLDRRQIAAVLAATKKDGSPRGLRDFAVLQLLATYGLREGEICRLRLEDVNWRGEALRIRHTKTNAYSYLPLLAPVGEALLDYLRNGRPQVEGREIFIRSCAPYIAMTNLYGMIRGRLSAAGVEPPGKRGAHVFRHARAVEMLRASVPQKIIGDVLGHRSTESTNAYLKLATDDLRAVALDVPGSEVLP; from the coding sequence ATGTTGAAATTGCACGACGAGTTGATCGCCGAACTCTCGAATTTGCTCACGACGCAGAATTATAACCCGGTGGTCGTAGCGAACCATCGCCTGTACGCCCGCGCGTTTCTCGATTATCTGGCCGAGTGCGGCGTGCAGGTGGAAACTGTGACGCTGGCGCAGGTCGATCAGTATCTTGCCTATGCAGTTCAGGATTTCGAAGCCCAGTACGGGCGGCCTCCCTGTGCGCGCTGGCAGATGTTGCCCCGCACATCGATCAACAAACTGCTCCGGCTTGCCCAAGGCAAATGGCCGCCCGAGCCAGAGATGACCGAACCGGAAACCGCGTATCGGCAGGCGATCTGCTGCGAATACGAGGCATGGCTGCGCGACGAGCGCGGTCTGGCGAGCGCTTCCATCTCGGCGCTTCTGTGGGAGGCACGGAACTTCCTGCGATGGCAGTTCGAACGGGGCGGGGCCGCCAGCCTCGACACCTTGAGCATCGGGGAGGTCGATCTCTACATGGACATGCGCGCCCCTGGATTACGGCGCAAATCATTGGCCGATGTCGCTGAGCGGCTCCGGTCGGTGGTGCGGTATCTGCATCGGACGAGGCGCATCCCGATGGATCTCACGCCGCACATCATCGGCCCCATGCTCTACGCCTATGAAGACGTGCCCTCGACGCTGGACAGGCGCCAAATCGCCGCGGTGCTGGCGGCGACGAAGAAGGATGGATCGCCGCGGGGACTGCGCGATTTTGCGGTACTTCAACTGCTTGCCACATATGGGTTGCGCGAAGGTGAGATCTGTCGCCTTCGGCTTGAAGACGTGAACTGGCGCGGAGAAGCCCTGCGTATCCGTCACACCAAGACCAATGCGTACTCCTACTTGCCGCTATTGGCGCCCGTTGGTGAGGCGCTCCTCGACTATCTGCGTAATGGGCGCCCCCAGGTTGAGGGGCGGGAAATCTTCATCCGGTCCTGCGCGCCCTATATCGCAATGACAAACCTGTATGGCATGATCCGCGGGCGGTTGTCAGCCGCTGGCGTCGAGCCGCCGGGAAAGCGAGGAGCGCATGTCTTTCGCCACGCGCGGGCGGTCGAAATGCTGCGGGCGTCGGTCCCGCAAAAGATCATCGGCGACGTGCTCGGACATCGATCCACCGAATCCACCAACGCCTATCTCAAGCTGGCGACAGATGATCTCCGAGCCGTGGCGCTCGACGTGCCCGGATCGGAGGTGCTGCCATGA
- a CDS encoding tyrosine-type recombinase/integrase, with protein sequence MSAWHDPDRTVIDAFLEKSQFRQGSRPTYRWFLRSFENVAQRHPAVDRQMLEVWLKEMEKRWRMPTLLNQVCIVDRFLDHLVEIGLIADNPVAVLRRQYNVKQSKPIWRALASANPDGALAALRRPAPFGSSLGDFMREHVALMRSRGYQYETQAHWLLRFDRFLQATPELTGASLETMLARWATAKLTRNHAAECQKLGRLLTKARYRLDPSIPPKRFNARPEREVAREHRRPHIFSPADVRQMLDVARSYPSPDAPLRPMVLYTMVVLAYCAGLRRSELAGLDLGDVDLQSDTITVRETKFYKTRILPLTGSVMAELRAYIDARRRAGAPQDPRSGLFWHEHFNDRYTPVTVSTMITNVMRRAGFKAPTGRTGPRVHDLRHSMVVNRILQWYRSGVNPQDKLRFLSTYMGHRDINSTLVYITVTQDLLQEASERFRTVGARCLTMEARS encoded by the coding sequence ATGAGCGCCTGGCACGATCCCGATCGCACGGTCATCGACGCCTTCCTGGAAAAATCGCAGTTCCGGCAGGGAAGCAGGCCGACTTATCGCTGGTTCCTTCGCAGCTTCGAGAATGTAGCCCAGCGTCATCCGGCGGTCGACCGGCAGATGCTCGAAGTCTGGCTGAAGGAAATGGAAAAACGTTGGCGAATGCCGACGCTGCTCAACCAGGTCTGCATTGTCGATCGCTTCCTCGACCACCTCGTCGAAATCGGGCTGATCGCAGATAATCCCGTTGCCGTGCTTCGCCGTCAATACAACGTCAAACAAAGCAAGCCGATCTGGCGAGCGCTGGCTTCCGCAAATCCCGACGGAGCCCTGGCCGCATTGCGACGCCCCGCGCCCTTCGGCAGCTCGCTGGGGGACTTCATGCGTGAGCATGTCGCGTTGATGCGGAGCCGGGGGTATCAGTATGAGACTCAGGCTCACTGGTTATTGCGGTTCGATCGGTTCCTCCAGGCGACCCCGGAACTGACAGGGGCATCGCTTGAGACGATGCTGGCGCGCTGGGCAACTGCCAAGCTGACCCGCAATCACGCGGCTGAATGCCAGAAGCTCGGGCGCCTCCTGACTAAGGCGCGGTATCGCCTTGATCCCAGCATCCCACCGAAACGCTTCAACGCCCGTCCCGAGCGGGAAGTGGCACGAGAGCATCGACGACCGCACATCTTCAGCCCGGCCGACGTTCGGCAGATGCTCGACGTTGCCCGCTCCTATCCGTCGCCGGACGCGCCGCTGCGGCCGATGGTTCTCTACACCATGGTGGTTCTGGCCTATTGTGCCGGACTGCGCCGTAGTGAACTCGCCGGGCTCGATCTGGGTGACGTCGATCTTCAATCAGACACGATCACAGTGCGGGAAACGAAGTTCTACAAGACCAGGATATTGCCGCTAACCGGCAGCGTCATGGCCGAATTACGGGCCTATATCGATGCAAGGCGGCGCGCTGGCGCCCCACAGGATCCTCGGTCCGGGCTCTTCTGGCACGAGCACTTCAATGATCGCTATACCCCGGTGACGGTCTCAACGATGATCACCAACGTCATGCGCCGTGCCGGGTTCAAGGCCCCGACCGGGCGGACAGGGCCGCGTGTTCATGACCTGCGCCACTCGATGGTCGTGAACCGGATCCTTCAATGGTATCGATCCGGCGTCAATCCGCAGGACAAACTGCGCTTCCTCTCCACCTACATGGGCCACCGGGACATCAACTCCACGCTGGTCTACATCACCGTCACGCAGGACCTGCTGCAGGAAGCAAGCGAGCGGTTCCGGACCGTCGGCGCCCGATGCCTCACGATGGAGGCGCGGTCATGA
- a CDS encoding DUF7146 domain-containing protein gives MARTISKYNLELEAIGSDIVKRLGGIWKPGGAMCRCPAHADRSPSLSVRVGDHALLFKCFAGCDSRDVINEILRLEEKALHHVDKASQASERMPTDLWRRHQALRIWDEARPLIGTPAEIYLRRRRIALLPRALRFHPRTPLGQGADVEFRPAMIAALHDGGLHDEGRFIAIQRTFFDRDDARRARDLADPRMTLGRPERAAVMLGTATSILGLAEGVETAISAMILFGIPVWATLGSERLHQIAIPDRVRRLVLFPDNDVAGEIGVAHALESYAMPGRDIDIEFPPAGFKDWNDVLRMGGEGGGEWWRKVA, from the coding sequence ATGGCTCGTACCATCAGCAAATATAACCTGGAACTCGAGGCGATCGGGTCCGATATCGTGAAGCGTCTGGGGGGCATCTGGAAGCCGGGCGGCGCGATGTGCCGTTGTCCGGCGCATGCCGATCGCAGTCCCAGCCTCTCTGTCCGCGTGGGTGACCATGCGTTGCTCTTCAAATGCTTCGCGGGTTGCGATTCCCGCGATGTCATCAATGAGATTCTGCGCCTCGAGGAGAAAGCGCTGCACCATGTGGATAAAGCATCTCAGGCCTCGGAACGAATGCCGACGGACCTGTGGCGCCGCCACCAGGCACTGCGGATATGGGATGAAGCCAGGCCGCTGATTGGCACCCCCGCTGAAATCTATCTGCGCCGCAGGCGAATAGCGCTGCTGCCCCGCGCCTTGCGCTTCCACCCCCGAACACCTCTCGGCCAGGGTGCTGACGTCGAATTCCGGCCTGCCATGATCGCGGCTCTTCACGACGGCGGTCTTCACGATGAGGGTCGCTTCATCGCCATCCAGCGAACCTTCTTCGATCGGGACGATGCGCGGCGCGCCCGCGATCTCGCCGACCCGCGGATGACGCTCGGCCGTCCCGAGCGCGCAGCCGTAATGCTGGGCACAGCGACGTCGATCCTTGGGCTCGCGGAAGGGGTCGAGACTGCGATCTCCGCGATGATCCTGTTCGGGATTCCGGTCTGGGCCACACTTGGCAGCGAACGACTCCATCAAATCGCGATCCCCGACCGCGTCAGGCGCCTGGTTCTCTTCCCCGACAATGACGTCGCCGGCGAGATCGGCGTCGCCCACGCGCTCGAAAGCTACGCGATGCCCGGTCGCGACATCGACATCGAGTTCCCGCCGGCTGGCTTCAAGGACTGGAACGACGTGCTCCGGATGGGAGGGGAGGGAGGGGGGGAGTGGTGGCGGAAAGTGGCCTGA
- a CDS encoding ParB/RepB/Spo0J family partition protein gives MTQLPILVTAANLAKSPSNVRTVGDPVADAQLEANIAVKGVRQNLIGVPVSRKKGHYRIIAGGRRLDAVHRLIEKGVFAADYQLAVLVLGNAKDAIETSLEENFFNLTMNPADTCRAFQDIIESEKKTPEDVAKRFGLTERFVRSRLRLADLADPIFEALRNGEITLNVAVAYASNSDRTKQAEIFELLKDGYYRANVNEIKRQLVEDTYVGSDPKALLVGRDAYIEAGGRVDLDLFTDSTTERWIDGDLLNRLVADKLAAAAEALREREGLAEVRIIPSTHVTYNDTWDLRPLKGDTPELTAEQQARLEELEAEIEAANEAWEDADEDGQVEQANRVEVLEAEYRAIEKPAPIISEEQKAGALAYVVIGHDGQPRLHEQLYVAPVEEPDEDEQGDQVEGEDDSDDVVAGPGKSAYSQRLSLELAEMKSELLRVHIASDPRFALDLGTFWMVDKATRHSGGFDLATELKADKPYSGLTGYQSGTLAAEEWGKIDEALDRSWTEAGEVCQRYDAFCALPDEARAAWLAWAIARTLHAVVAGKTGEAMIDHLGTKLEIDVAAWWRPTANNYFDRLSSKAAILTHLEEIGGKELSSRYGASKKHDLATSAEKIFGGSVPIEAELREAAVAWVPDVMRFGTPATAPEPAPANDESVTDPGDELQQAA, from the coding sequence ATGACGCAACTTCCCATCCTCGTCACAGCGGCGAACCTCGCCAAGTCGCCGAGCAACGTCCGAACTGTCGGCGATCCCGTCGCCGATGCCCAGCTTGAGGCGAACATTGCCGTCAAGGGCGTCCGCCAGAATCTGATCGGCGTGCCCGTGTCGCGCAAAAAGGGCCACTACCGCATCATCGCGGGCGGACGACGCCTCGACGCGGTCCATCGCCTGATCGAGAAGGGCGTGTTCGCTGCCGACTATCAGCTGGCGGTCCTCGTTCTGGGCAATGCCAAGGACGCGATCGAGACCAGCCTGGAAGAGAATTTCTTCAACCTCACGATGAACCCGGCCGATACCTGCCGGGCCTTCCAGGACATCATCGAGAGCGAGAAGAAAACCCCCGAGGACGTCGCCAAGCGCTTCGGCCTCACCGAGCGGTTCGTGCGCAGTCGGCTCCGTCTTGCCGATCTCGCCGATCCGATCTTCGAAGCGCTGCGCAACGGCGAAATCACGCTGAATGTCGCCGTCGCCTATGCCAGCAACAGTGACCGTACCAAGCAGGCTGAGATATTCGAACTGCTCAAGGACGGCTACTACCGGGCCAACGTCAACGAGATCAAACGTCAGCTCGTTGAGGACACCTATGTCGGCAGCGATCCCAAGGCCCTTCTGGTCGGGCGCGATGCCTATATCGAGGCAGGCGGCCGGGTCGATCTCGACCTTTTCACCGACTCGACGACCGAGCGCTGGATCGACGGCGATCTCCTCAACCGTCTCGTGGCTGACAAGCTCGCTGCCGCCGCGGAAGCCCTGCGCGAACGTGAGGGGCTGGCGGAAGTCCGCATCATTCCCTCGACCCATGTCACCTATAACGACACCTGGGACCTGCGCCCGCTCAAGGGCGACACCCCCGAGCTTACGGCGGAACAGCAGGCGCGTCTTGAGGAACTCGAAGCCGAGATCGAGGCCGCCAACGAAGCCTGGGAAGACGCCGATGAAGACGGGCAGGTCGAACAGGCCAACCGCGTCGAGGTGCTCGAAGCCGAATATCGCGCGATCGAGAAGCCCGCACCGATCATCTCCGAGGAGCAGAAAGCGGGGGCGCTTGCCTATGTCGTCATCGGTCATGACGGCCAGCCGCGCCTTCACGAGCAGCTCTACGTCGCCCCCGTCGAAGAGCCTGACGAGGACGAACAGGGCGATCAGGTGGAGGGTGAGGACGACAGTGACGATGTCGTCGCCGGCCCGGGCAAGTCCGCCTACAGCCAGCGGCTCAGCCTGGAACTGGCCGAGATGAAGAGCGAATTGCTGCGTGTCCATATCGCCAGCGATCCGCGCTTTGCGCTCGACCTCGGCACCTTCTGGATGGTCGACAAGGCGACCCGCCATTCGGGCGGCTTCGATCTTGCGACCGAACTCAAGGCCGACAAGCCCTACTCCGGGCTCACCGGCTACCAGAGCGGGACGCTTGCCGCAGAGGAATGGGGCAAGATCGACGAGGCGCTCGATCGCAGCTGGACCGAGGCTGGCGAGGTCTGCCAGCGCTACGATGCTTTCTGCGCGCTTCCCGATGAGGCTCGTGCCGCCTGGCTCGCCTGGGCCATCGCCCGGACGCTCCACGCGGTTGTCGCGGGCAAGACGGGCGAGGCCATGATCGACCATCTCGGCACCAAGCTCGAAATCGATGTGGCGGCCTGGTGGCGTCCGACCGCGAACAACTATTTCGATCGCCTGAGCAGCAAGGCCGCCATCCTTACCCACCTCGAAGAGATTGGGGGCAAGGAACTGTCGAGCCGCTACGGTGCGTCGAAGAAGCATGACCTCGCGACCTCGGCCGAGAAGATCTTCGGTGGGTCCGTCCCCATCGAGGCTGAACTGCGCGAAGCGGCTGTCGCCTGGGTGCCCGATGTCATGCGTTTCGGCACGCCCGCGACCGCGCCCGAACCGGCGCCTGCGAACGATGAGAGCGTCACTGACCCGGGTGACGAACTCCAGCAGGCCGCCTGA
- a CDS encoding FecR family protein, with protein sequence MAEKEQPEGLPRIDQLTREGSLWFARMRGPDADSYRPQFEHWLSLGASHRDAYERAGEIFALGRFLASQREEIEAEANDNEPGRHYWKWTAIAASLLLALGAGGWFANSELRGSAGRTPQVAQLDVHTATERGLYDTVVGGRRNIRLADGSVVELDEGSELATDFSKSRRELRLERGRARFEVAHEGRPFIVLAGGGSVTARGTVFDVILGRDKRVTVRLLRGAVDVERPQGAKGGGTVAAVARLEPGEVLSFAAITSVVLPGITSKAVVEPVVLKPDQPLIREYERTPLSAVVAEANRDSATSIRLADPGLGALRVSGRFRVDNADQVADRLAVLFDLDVERTRSDEITLRKR encoded by the coding sequence ATGGCTGAGAAGGAACAGCCCGAGGGCCTGCCTCGTATTGATCAGTTGACCCGCGAAGGGTCGCTATGGTTCGCGCGGATGCGGGGTCCCGACGCGGACAGCTATCGCCCCCAGTTTGAACACTGGCTTTCGCTTGGCGCCTCGCACCGCGACGCCTATGAGCGTGCGGGCGAAATCTTCGCATTGGGGCGTTTCCTGGCCAGCCAGCGGGAAGAGATCGAGGCCGAGGCCAACGACAATGAGCCGGGGCGCCATTATTGGAAATGGACGGCCATTGCAGCCAGCCTCCTTCTTGCGCTCGGAGCCGGTGGATGGTTTGCGAACAGTGAGTTGCGCGGTTCAGCAGGTAGGACGCCGCAGGTGGCGCAGTTGGACGTCCACACCGCCACCGAACGGGGCCTCTACGATACGGTGGTGGGCGGACGGCGGAACATTCGCCTCGCTGACGGATCGGTTGTCGAGCTCGATGAAGGCAGCGAATTGGCGACCGACTTCAGCAAGAGCAGGCGCGAACTGAGGCTCGAGCGCGGCCGTGCGCGTTTCGAGGTTGCGCATGAAGGCCGTCCTTTCATTGTATTGGCGGGCGGCGGCAGCGTGACGGCGCGTGGCACGGTGTTCGATGTCATTCTTGGCAGGGACAAGCGCGTCACGGTACGCCTGTTGCGAGGCGCGGTTGACGTCGAGCGCCCGCAGGGTGCGAAGGGCGGCGGCACTGTGGCCGCAGTGGCGAGACTGGAGCCCGGCGAAGTGCTGAGCTTCGCGGCGATAACGTCGGTGGTGCTCCCGGGCATTACGAGCAAAGCCGTAGTAGAACCCGTCGTCCTCAAGCCGGACCAACCGTTGATCCGGGAATATGAGCGCACGCCATTGTCCGCTGTCGTTGCCGAAGCGAACAGGGATTCTGCAACCTCGATCCGATTGGCGGACCCTGGCCTTGGCGCTCTTAGGGTCAGCGGGCGTTTCCGCGTGGACAATGCCGATCAGGTCGCGGACCGCCTAGCGGTGTTGTTCGATCTGGATGTCGAACGAACCAGATCGGACGAAATCACTCTGCGTAAGCGATAG
- a CDS encoding RNA polymerase sigma factor: MYRAQQSEGACAPAAVIYEEQQFVAVYREEAPKLRSFLRRRIWLEDDRDDMVQEAFTRLAASRSATAWDNPGAYLHGIVRHLLADRVRAWAKTRSPDPVACAAGQEIAGPDATAELNQMRERYRLAVDSLPPRTKEVYLLHRAEELGYRQIAEQLSISIRTVEWHVAEAIVRIGKSIGNSNG, from the coding sequence ATGTACAGGGCGCAGCAAAGCGAGGGCGCATGCGCGCCCGCGGCCGTCATATACGAGGAACAACAGTTCGTGGCCGTATATCGCGAGGAAGCACCGAAGCTGCGTTCCTTTCTCCGACGGCGGATATGGCTCGAGGACGATCGGGACGACATGGTACAGGAGGCCTTCACGAGGCTGGCAGCATCGCGATCGGCGACCGCCTGGGACAATCCCGGCGCCTATCTCCATGGGATCGTACGGCATCTCCTCGCTGACCGCGTGCGAGCCTGGGCCAAGACCCGGTCTCCGGACCCCGTGGCCTGCGCAGCAGGCCAGGAAATTGCCGGGCCAGACGCAACGGCGGAGTTGAACCAAATGCGGGAGCGTTATCGCCTGGCTGTCGATAGCCTCCCGCCCAGGACAAAAGAGGTATATTTGTTACATCGTGCGGAAGAACTCGGATATAGGCAGATAGCGGAGCAGCTGAGCATCAGTATCCGAACTGTGGAGTGGCATGTGGCGGAGGCCATTGTGCGCATTGGCAAGAGCATTGGCAATTCCAATGGCTGA
- a CDS encoding strawberry notch-like NTP hydrolase domain-containing protein codes for MGRDGPDPIRSSAMSVPLLALAQPDEPENSKTTRLFDVATRLADLLRRGHSIRRQDLRRLLEEAFSASDATGSWSMRDAYDALEAAQVILLKFPDGWTGNSLAGADAFASLRRFERALPTQTYRSEHQVEMQQFSTPISLAWLAAQAARIRPDDQVLEPSAGTGMLAAHAVRIGAALILNERDPGRAALLGKLLGEPVTTQDAEFINDLLPAGQSPSVVLMNPPFSRSEGRGKDRFAGARHLRSALLRLAPGGRCVAIMPPNFAADGTAATGYAMVCETANPRVEITILGNPYAKHGTSIPVRLIIFDKGWAGPTERLTAQSIEEAEALVAAVPPRLVVPEPEPPAPAVIPLRPRRAMMSSPSTIFGGIQKRALVAPDRIAADGSARPVDYTIRAAPLPAGDPVGHYAPWRPARIEIADAQPHPDQLVESVAMASVLPPAPSYRPMFQPQAIAALSDAQLETIIHAGEACERDLKGTFSPNKAGDQLHEDTDGAVYRTGFFIADGTGVGKGREGAGIILDQWNRGRRRAIWISRSSALIEDARRDWSALGGVPIDIQPLDAFPLGEPVGMASGIVFLTYATLRSQRHDRESRLQQLLDWAGADFDGVILLDESHALGNAAGTETEFGAAKGSEQGLAGVRLQIALPRARVIYVSATGATKPENLSYTARLGLWGPGTAFRDRDAFLAAMEEGGIAAMEIVARDTKAMGLYTARALSFAGVEYDPLEHKLTSAQIEIYDAYADAWGILCAAAHKIAYHEVAIM; via the coding sequence ATGGGCCGCGATGGTCCTGATCCAATCCGGAGTTCTGCCATGTCTGTTCCCCTGCTCGCGCTCGCGCAACCCGACGAGCCCGAAAATTCCAAGACCACACGCTTGTTCGACGTCGCGACCCGATTGGCCGACCTGCTTAGACGCGGTCACTCCATCCGGCGCCAGGACCTCAGGCGCCTGCTGGAGGAAGCCTTCAGTGCCTCCGACGCGACCGGTAGCTGGTCGATGCGCGACGCCTATGACGCGCTCGAGGCCGCACAGGTCATCCTCCTCAAATTCCCGGACGGCTGGACCGGCAACAGTCTGGCCGGCGCTGATGCGTTCGCCTCGCTTCGGCGCTTCGAACGCGCTCTCCCGACCCAGACCTATCGCAGCGAGCATCAGGTCGAAATGCAGCAGTTCAGTACGCCGATCTCGCTCGCTTGGCTTGCCGCACAGGCCGCGCGCATCCGCCCGGATGATCAGGTGCTCGAACCCTCTGCCGGCACCGGCATGCTGGCAGCGCACGCGGTTCGGATCGGCGCCGCGCTGATCCTCAACGAGCGCGATCCCGGTCGAGCCGCGCTGCTCGGCAAGTTGCTTGGCGAGCCTGTCACGACACAAGACGCCGAATTCATCAACGACCTGCTACCTGCCGGCCAGTCGCCAAGCGTCGTGCTGATGAACCCGCCTTTCAGCCGGAGTGAGGGTCGAGGCAAGGACCGTTTCGCGGGCGCCCGTCATCTGCGTTCCGCGCTGCTGCGCCTGGCACCGGGCGGGCGCTGCGTCGCGATCATGCCACCCAACTTCGCAGCGGACGGCACCGCCGCCACCGGCTATGCTATGGTTTGCGAGACAGCGAACCCGCGTGTCGAAATCACCATCCTCGGTAACCCTTATGCCAAGCATGGCACAAGCATTCCCGTCCGGCTGATCATCTTCGACAAAGGCTGGGCGGGGCCGACGGAACGCTTGACCGCCCAATCCATCGAGGAGGCCGAGGCCCTGGTCGCTGCCGTTCCGCCGCGCCTTGTCGTTCCTGAGCCGGAGCCCCCGGCGCCGGCCGTCATTCCCTTGCGTCCGCGTCGTGCCATGATGTCGTCGCCGTCCACGATCTTCGGCGGCATCCAGAAGCGCGCGCTGGTTGCGCCCGACCGCATCGCGGCGGACGGAAGTGCCAGGCCCGTAGATTATACGATCCGCGCCGCGCCGCTGCCAGCGGGCGATCCTGTCGGGCATTATGCGCCCTGGCGGCCAGCACGCATCGAAATCGCTGACGCCCAACCCCACCCTGACCAACTGGTGGAGTCAGTCGCCATGGCATCTGTACTGCCGCCCGCACCCAGCTATCGTCCGATGTTCCAGCCACAGGCCATCGCCGCTTTGTCGGATGCCCAGCTCGAGACCATCATTCATGCCGGCGAAGCCTGTGAGCGCGATCTCAAGGGGACCTTCTCGCCCAACAAGGCGGGCGACCAGCTCCACGAGGATACGGACGGCGCCGTTTACCGGACGGGCTTCTTCATCGCTGACGGCACCGGTGTCGGCAAAGGCCGTGAGGGCGCGGGCATCATCCTCGACCAGTGGAACCGCGGCCGCCGCCGGGCGATCTGGATTTCCCGCAGTTCGGCGTTGATCGAGGACGCCAGGCGGGATTGGAGCGCGCTGGGAGGCGTGCCGATCGATATTCAGCCGCTCGATGCGTTTCCCCTCGGCGAACCCGTCGGCATGGCCAGCGGGATCGTCTTCCTCACCTATGCGACGCTTCGCTCCCAGCGCCATGACCGCGAATCGCGCCTGCAGCAATTGCTCGACTGGGCGGGTGCCGATTTCGACGGCGTCATTCTGCTCGACGAATCGCATGCGCTCGGCAACGCCGCCGGCACCGAAACGGAGTTTGGCGCGGCCAAGGGGTCCGAACAGGGCCTTGCCGGGGTCCGCCTGCAAATCGCGCTGCCGCGTGCCCGGGTCATCTACGTCTCCGCGACCGGCGCGACCAAGCCGGAAAATCTGAGCTACACCGCACGGCTCGGCCTCTGGGGACCAGGCACCGCCTTCCGGGACCGGGACGCTTTCCTCGCCGCGATGGAAGAGGGGGGTATTGCGGCGATGGAAATCGTCGCGCGCGATACCAAGGCCATGGGCCTCTACACGGCGCGCGCGCTCAGCTTCGCCGGCGTCGAATATGACCCGCTCGAGCATAAGCTGACATCCGCCCAAATCGAGATCTACGACGCCTATGCCGACGCCTGGGGTATCTTATGCGCAGCTGCGCATAAGATTGCTTATCACGAGGTCGCGATAATGTGA